One genomic window of Psychrobacter cibarius includes the following:
- a CDS encoding bile acid:sodium symporter family protein: protein MEGLAIVTLVNSVIIPICLFLIMMGMGLTLVTNDFKRVLKYPKAVGIGLTNQLILLPIIGFALANIMPLRPEYAVGVMLLVLCPGGTTSNLFTYLAKGDVALSVTMTAIASVITVFTIPIVLSFSLIYFMGSGSEFELPVVKTMLTLVVLTIVPISVGMLIKRYAPTVADRSQVYVSRFGVIFLTFLVLFLGYVQRDIIVDAFIATGPVSVLLNLSTMALGYYSSKWFGLNWAQRTSVTLEVGLQNSTLSIFMALTLLSNYDMSMMPAIYTLVMFLSAGILVRIFSAQHDKLRKSEIENSVLAARML from the coding sequence ATGGAAGGTCTTGCAATAGTCACGTTAGTCAATTCAGTTATCATTCCTATTTGTCTGTTTTTAATCATGATGGGCATGGGTCTGACTCTCGTCACCAACGATTTTAAACGGGTTTTAAAATACCCAAAAGCAGTCGGCATTGGCTTGACCAATCAGTTGATACTGTTACCTATCATTGGCTTTGCCTTGGCCAATATCATGCCATTACGCCCAGAGTATGCCGTCGGGGTTATGCTCCTCGTATTGTGTCCGGGTGGCACTACCTCAAACTTATTTACCTATTTAGCCAAAGGCGATGTGGCGCTGTCGGTGACGATGACCGCGATCGCGAGCGTGATTACCGTCTTTACCATTCCCATTGTGCTGAGCTTTTCATTGATTTATTTTATGGGCAGCGGTAGTGAGTTTGAGTTACCAGTAGTAAAAACGATGCTGACTTTGGTGGTGCTGACGATAGTGCCTATTAGTGTCGGCATGCTGATTAAACGCTATGCACCAACCGTTGCCGATCGCTCACAAGTCTATGTGTCTCGATTTGGGGTGATATTTTTAACGTTTTTAGTGCTATTTTTGGGCTATGTGCAACGCGATATCATTGTCGACGCCTTTATCGCTACGGGTCCCGTATCGGTATTATTAAACCTTTCAACCATGGCGCTCGGTTATTATAGTAGTAAATGGTTCGGTCTCAACTGGGCGCAAAGAACCTCGGTGACGCTAGAAGTCGGTTTGCAGAATAGCACCTTGTCGATATTTATGGCATTGACACTATTGTCTAACTACGACATGTCGATGATGCCAGCCATTTATACCTTGGTGATGTTCTTAAGCGCGGGGATTTTGGTGCGCATATTTAGCGCTCAACACGATAAGCTAAGAAAATCTGAAATAGAAAATAGCGTGTTGGCAGCGCGTATGCTGTAG
- a CDS encoding heavy metal-binding domain-containing protein → MNNSLTQMLINYAPFILLFAAGWFFGSRHERQHLAQLSIAEQQLSHIMVSSERFYVPKLVANTEGELVLGSVVIAQDYFKMIIARLLSIFGKNLTTYETLLDRARREALVRMRTEAQAKGYNHIYGLRLEVSNINQLGSMVEAIAYGTAVNSREQL, encoded by the coding sequence ATGAATAATTCCCTTACCCAAATGCTTATCAATTACGCACCGTTTATTTTACTATTCGCTGCTGGTTGGTTCTTTGGGTCGCGTCATGAGCGCCAACATCTCGCGCAATTAAGCATTGCAGAGCAACAATTAAGCCATATTATGGTCTCAAGTGAGCGCTTTTATGTGCCGAAACTTGTTGCCAATACTGAGGGCGAGCTGGTACTTGGTAGCGTGGTTATTGCCCAAGATTATTTCAAAATGATTATCGCTCGGCTATTGAGCATCTTTGGCAAAAACTTGACCACGTACGAGACCTTACTCGACCGTGCCCGCCGCGAGGCTCTTGTACGTATGCGTACCGAAGCACAAGCCAAAGGCTATAACCATATCTACGGCTTACGTCTAGAAGTCAGCAATATCAATCAATTGGGCAGTATGGTTGAAGCCATCGCTTATGGCACTGCAGTGAACAGCCGTGAGCAACTCTAA
- a CDS encoding YbjQ family protein, which produces MTVQLSNLEHLPNYQITERLDVVYGSTVRSKHVGKDLFAGLKNIVGGELTAYTELLEESRQEAIDRMIVKAEALGADAVVGLRFSTSSIAQGASELFVYGTAVKAIPMPQQVYQTPPSDSHHQSGQQPNLQNSAPTATDDLPRFNPFG; this is translated from the coding sequence ATGACTGTGCAACTCTCCAATCTTGAGCATTTGCCCAACTACCAAATCACCGAGCGTTTAGATGTGGTGTACGGTAGTACCGTGCGCTCAAAACATGTCGGCAAAGACTTGTTTGCTGGACTAAAAAATATCGTCGGTGGTGAGTTAACGGCTTATACCGAGCTGTTAGAAGAGTCACGCCAAGAGGCGATCGATCGGATGATTGTCAAAGCAGAAGCTTTGGGTGCAGATGCGGTGGTGGGGTTACGTTTTTCGACCTCTAGCATCGCGCAGGGAGCTTCTGAATTGTTTGTCTATGGCACGGCTGTCAAAGCCATACCGATGCCGCAGCAAGTCTACCAAACCCCACCAAGCGACTCTCATCATCAGTCTGGTCAACAGCCAAATCTACAAAATTCTGCACCGACAGCGACCGATGACTTGCCACGTTTCAACCCTTTTGGTTAG
- a CDS encoding YecA family protein, whose amino-acid sequence MSNQLSFDELLDYLDNQESPFVLDSVAAHGFLTATVIGRPLPNWLDALFEGHVSEIPENVIDGIQRWRDSIIAELKNETPIELPFGEDAGDEEVAVDFSDESDIVAWSIGFVDAMYGDEASDWFEDEETAEDVAVLTLPMILLSGIDDEDPELAEMRKDEDKLAQMANSIEGNLTELFLLFHTND is encoded by the coding sequence ATGAGTAACCAATTAAGCTTCGATGAATTATTAGACTATTTGGACAATCAAGAGAGCCCGTTTGTGCTTGATAGTGTCGCCGCGCATGGTTTTTTGACAGCGACAGTCATTGGGCGCCCATTACCGAATTGGCTGGATGCACTGTTTGAAGGTCATGTTAGTGAAATCCCAGAAAACGTCATCGACGGTATCCAGCGCTGGCGCGATTCCATTATCGCTGAGCTAAAAAACGAGACGCCTATTGAGCTACCGTTTGGCGAAGATGCGGGTGATGAAGAAGTGGCTGTCGATTTTTCAGATGAATCAGATATCGTTGCTTGGTCCATTGGCTTTGTCGATGCGATGTATGGCGACGAAGCCAGCGATTGGTTTGAAGATGAAGAAACGGCTGAAGATGTGGCTGTCTTGACCTTACCAATGATTTTGCTAAGTGGTATCGATGATGAAGATCCAGAGCTTGCAGAGATGCGTAAAGATGAAGACAAGCTGGCACAAATGGCCAATAGCATCGAAGGCAATTTGACCGAGTTATTTTTATTGTTCCATACCAACGATTAG
- the serB gene encoding phosphoserine phosphatase SerB, which produces MPHNTSYSLPKDSKAWQQAVDSIASLLPDNTNLQDFDALQSLPVFALIVVLPTKVSTLDIHQYVQSWVDEQPSWHLVTVAEDTDASFVNITVSDTEPTAANAQRLPFTQAQVFRYLLVPVTDTLMHPGKKTAAAHIIDDQLTTRLRHDLTEAYNDSHQASSAERLDIVDCHILSVGHMLRTHKLACFDMDSTLIEQEVIVELAKTAGIGEEVEAITEAAMRGEMDFDESFAQRVALLKGISTDVLDDICNRLTLSMGARTTISALKALGYHTVLVSGGFTYFARYIAEQLGIDEVHANALDIDEGEVTGHVQLPIVNGTKKAAIVEHTAERLGIEMSQVVCIGDGANDLPMMGIADLGVAYHAKPIVQARADAAINVTGLEGIFYALGYPALAPTE; this is translated from the coding sequence ATGCCACACAATACATCTTACTCGTTACCAAAAGACAGCAAAGCATGGCAACAAGCCGTTGACTCTATTGCGTCACTGTTACCAGATAACACGAACTTACAAGATTTTGATGCGCTACAGTCCCTGCCAGTTTTTGCTCTTATTGTTGTGCTACCGACCAAAGTATCGACGCTTGATATCCACCAGTATGTGCAATCATGGGTCGATGAACAGCCAAGCTGGCATTTGGTCACCGTCGCTGAAGATACTGACGCCAGTTTTGTCAATATTACCGTTTCTGATACAGAGCCAACGGCAGCAAACGCACAGCGCTTGCCTTTTACTCAAGCACAAGTGTTCCGCTATTTGTTGGTACCAGTCACTGATACGCTCATGCATCCTGGCAAAAAGACCGCAGCAGCTCACATCATTGATGATCAGTTGACTACGCGCTTGCGTCATGACTTGACCGAAGCTTATAACGATAGTCATCAAGCGAGTAGTGCTGAACGCTTAGATATTGTCGATTGCCATATTTTATCAGTCGGTCATATGCTACGTACCCACAAGCTTGCCTGCTTTGATATGGATTCCACCTTAATCGAGCAAGAAGTCATCGTTGAGTTGGCAAAAACAGCGGGTATCGGCGAAGAAGTCGAAGCCATTACGGAAGCGGCAATGCGCGGTGAAATGGATTTTGATGAATCTTTTGCCCAGCGTGTGGCGTTACTAAAAGGCATCTCGACCGATGTATTAGATGATATCTGCAATCGTTTGACGCTATCAATGGGCGCTCGCACTACCATCAGTGCACTAAAGGCTTTGGGCTACCATACCGTACTGGTATCAGGCGGCTTTACCTACTTTGCGCGCTACATCGCTGAGCAATTGGGCATTGACGAAGTTCACGCCAACGCCCTAGATATCGACGAAGGGGAAGTCACTGGTCACGTACAGCTGCCCATCGTCAATGGTACCAAAAAAGCGGCTATCGTTGAGCATACTGCTGAACGTTTAGGCATCGAGATGTCACAAGTGGTCTGTATCGGTGACGGTGCCAATGATTTACCGATGATGGGCATTGCAGACCTAGGCGTCGCCTATCATGCTAAGCCTATTGTGCAAGCACGTGCTGATGCCGCCATCAATGTCACAGGGCTTGAAGGCATATTTTATGCCCTTGGTTATCCAGCACTTGCGCCTACAGAGTAA
- a CDS encoding DUF368 domain-containing protein, producing the protein MTASPSPRQNEPSAPQPLDKSSTAVSSDSPKQLFGVYIRGMAMGAADIVPGVSGGTIALIAGIYERLINALSSIGPNLWQIFRQEGGIKGLVAVWRQVDATFLLFLLLGIATSFATLAGIIKHLLDNQPLFIWSLFFGLVVATVFILLSEIQRWNIGRAALFVTGLVAAVVISSLPLLTTTPSLPYLFFAGAVAICAMILPGISGSFILLLLGAYDAVLEAVHSLNFTIIFTVIAGMATGLLLFTRALKWLLSRYYQATLALLTGFIAGSLVKVWPWKVDALGALNSDAINNVMPWQYPTGPHWLTTVGLMLLGAILVSLLSWWGTRSNRV; encoded by the coding sequence ATGACGGCATCACCATCACCGCGGCAAAATGAGCCGTCAGCGCCACAACCACTGGATAAGAGCAGCACTGCTGTATCCTCCGATAGTCCAAAGCAACTATTTGGGGTTTATATCAGAGGAATGGCCATGGGGGCAGCGGATATCGTACCGGGTGTCTCTGGCGGCACCATTGCGCTGATTGCTGGTATTTATGAGCGCTTGATTAACGCCCTGAGTAGCATCGGCCCCAATCTCTGGCAGATATTTCGACAGGAAGGCGGAATCAAAGGTTTGGTTGCGGTGTGGCGACAAGTTGATGCCACTTTTTTGTTGTTTTTGTTATTGGGAATCGCCACCAGTTTTGCTACTTTAGCCGGTATTATCAAACACCTATTAGATAATCAACCGTTATTTATTTGGTCGTTATTTTTTGGACTGGTTGTCGCAACGGTATTTATATTATTGAGTGAGATTCAACGTTGGAATATAGGGCGGGCTGCACTATTCGTGACTGGTCTTGTTGCCGCTGTGGTCATTAGCAGCTTACCATTACTCACGACCACACCAAGCTTGCCTTATTTGTTTTTTGCAGGAGCAGTCGCTATTTGTGCCATGATACTGCCCGGCATATCTGGGTCTTTTATCTTATTACTATTAGGTGCTTATGACGCAGTATTAGAAGCCGTACATAGCCTTAACTTTACGATAATCTTCACGGTCATTGCGGGTATGGCAACGGGATTGTTATTATTTACTCGCGCACTTAAATGGCTATTGTCTCGCTACTATCAGGCAACTTTAGCCTTGCTCACAGGTTTTATCGCAGGCTCGCTTGTGAAAGTATGGCCATGGAAAGTAGATGCTTTAGGCGCGCTTAATAGTGACGCGATAAACAACGTGATGCCATGGCAATATCCTACCGGACCACATTGGCTAACCACTGTAGGACTGATGCTGCTAGGCGCGATTTTAGTCTCACTATTGTCTTGGTGGGGCACTCGTAGCAATCGCGTTTAA
- a CDS encoding SCP2 sterol-binding domain-containing protein has product MFTVPVLDIKSDPLDVLLAVIGYRLSMLADSDNEDVKALFADRNVTIELASTEADIARYFVFDNGSFSQYSGHAKKADLTINFKDSMTGVKLLTKGNLPAFMTAVQEGNLSIEGDYSLMMWFNKLAKHIVPAIPEECKPYIQKAKPYAYKAQKLANHWIGVAKHKLGK; this is encoded by the coding sequence ATGTTTACTGTTCCTGTATTAGATATTAAATCTGATCCGTTAGATGTGCTATTGGCTGTGATTGGCTATCGTTTGTCTATGCTTGCTGATAGTGATAACGAAGATGTGAAAGCACTATTCGCTGATCGCAATGTTACGATTGAGCTTGCCAGCACTGAAGCGGATATCGCCCGTTATTTTGTCTTTGATAATGGTAGCTTCAGCCAATACAGTGGTCATGCTAAAAAAGCAGACCTCACCATCAATTTCAAGGATTCGATGACAGGTGTTAAGCTTTTGACCAAAGGCAATCTTCCTGCCTTTATGACTGCTGTACAAGAAGGCAACCTCAGCATCGAAGGCGATTACAGCCTAATGATGTGGTTCAATAAACTTGCTAAGCATATCGTGCCAGCTATTCCAGAAGAATGTAAACCTTATATCCAAAAAGCCAAGCCTTATGCTTATAAAGCACAAAAACTTGCCAACCATTGGATTGGGGTTGCTAAGCACAAACTTGGCAAATAA
- the bioB gene encoding biotin synthase BioB, translating into MTRKHSREEIAELFDLPLMDLLLQAQTIHRANFTANEVQISTLLSIKTGNCPEDCGYCSQSGHHRDTTKLQAEKRIEVDKVIAAAKRAKASGSSRFCMGAAWKHPSAKDMPYVVELIKEVKALGLETCMTLGMLDTNQATQLADAGLDYYNHNLDTSRRYYEQVVSTRSYDERLDTIDNVRNSGINVCSGNIVGMGESRDDRIDWVHELLKMPKAPESIPVNLLVPIAGTPIGDKVLEEGQLSVIEWIRTIAVARICCPTSYVRLSAGRESLSDSEQALAFMAGANSFFYGDKLLTTGNASQSGDDRLMRELGLTKQFAAPRAPKVLPVMDAMSGQQSQVVMAE; encoded by the coding sequence ATGACCCGTAAGCATAGCCGCGAAGAAATCGCCGAACTGTTTGATTTACCTTTAATGGATTTGTTGTTGCAAGCGCAAACGATACATCGGGCGAATTTCACTGCCAATGAAGTGCAAATCAGTACTTTGTTGTCGATCAAAACAGGTAACTGTCCCGAAGATTGTGGCTATTGCTCACAGTCAGGTCACCACCGCGACACGACTAAATTACAAGCAGAGAAGCGCATAGAAGTCGATAAAGTCATTGCTGCGGCCAAACGTGCCAAAGCCAGTGGCTCGTCACGCTTTTGTATGGGTGCGGCATGGAAACATCCAAGCGCCAAAGACATGCCCTATGTGGTTGAGCTGATCAAAGAAGTCAAGGCATTGGGACTTGAAACCTGTATGACCCTTGGTATGCTAGATACCAATCAAGCGACGCAACTGGCGGATGCTGGACTCGATTATTACAATCATAATCTAGATACCTCACGTCGTTATTATGAGCAAGTCGTCAGCACTCGGAGCTATGACGAGCGCTTAGATACGATAGATAACGTGCGTAACTCAGGCATCAATGTCTGTAGTGGCAATATCGTCGGTATGGGTGAAAGCCGTGATGACCGTATCGATTGGGTACATGAGCTGCTAAAAATGCCCAAAGCGCCAGAGTCAATTCCGGTCAACTTACTCGTCCCTATTGCAGGTACACCAATTGGTGATAAAGTCTTGGAAGAAGGTCAACTGTCAGTGATTGAGTGGATTCGTACTATTGCCGTAGCACGTATTTGCTGCCCGACCAGCTATGTGCGTTTGTCTGCTGGCCGCGAAAGCCTATCCGACTCTGAGCAAGCCTTGGCCTTTATGGCAGGTGCCAACTCATTCTTTTATGGCGATAAATTGCTGACTACTGGCAATGCAAGCCAATCAGGCGATGACAGACTCATGCGTGAGCTTGGTCTAACAAAGCAATTTGCTGCGCCAAGAGCGCCCAAAGTATTGCCTGTGATGGATGCGATGAGTGGTCAGCAATCGCAAGTGGTGATGGCAGAGTAG
- the hemJ gene encoding protoporphyrinogen oxidase HemJ, which yields MADYFNWIKAAHIISMVCWFAAIFYLPRLFVYHAMSDDSISHERFAIMERKLYRGIMTPSMIATWVFGLWMLGLGWEVYKTQGWLHVKLLLVVLLSGYHGACGFYRKKLMDNPHYKTHKFWRWFNEIPVFALVIIVILVVVKPF from the coding sequence ATGGCAGATTATTTCAATTGGATTAAAGCGGCGCATATTATATCGATGGTCTGCTGGTTTGCTGCGATATTTTATTTGCCACGCTTGTTTGTCTATCATGCGATGAGTGACGACAGCATCAGTCACGAACGCTTTGCTATTATGGAGCGCAAGCTCTATCGCGGTATCATGACACCATCGATGATAGCCACATGGGTCTTCGGTCTATGGATGTTGGGGCTAGGCTGGGAGGTGTATAAAACCCAAGGCTGGTTACACGTCAAGCTCTTATTAGTGGTGCTACTCTCTGGCTATCACGGTGCTTGTGGATTTTATCGTAAAAAGCTAATGGATAATCCGCATTATAAGACGCATAAATTTTGGCGCTGGTTTAATGAAATTCCTGTGTTTGCTTTGGTGATTATTGTGATTTTAGTAGTAGTAAAGCCCTTCTAA
- the rph gene encoding ribonuclease PH: MRIDNRELDQLRSISFERHYTKHAEGSVLVSFGDTKVLCTASVESGVPRWLKGKGKGWITAEYGMLPRATNTRNQREAARGKQSGRTQEIQRLIGRSLRAMIDLSKLGENTIYLDCDVLQADGGTRTASVTGAAIALIDALESIQKSKKLKADPLIGLVAAVSVGMKNGKAYLDLNYEEDASCDTDLNVVMTQKGEFIELQGTAEEKPFTRAQADDMLILAEKGIAELIAMQKTALGW; encoded by the coding sequence ATGCGTATTGACAATCGTGAGCTTGACCAACTTCGCTCGATCAGCTTTGAGCGCCATTATACTAAGCATGCCGAAGGGTCAGTGTTAGTCAGCTTTGGTGATACCAAAGTATTGTGTACCGCTAGTGTTGAATCTGGCGTTCCGCGTTGGCTCAAAGGTAAAGGCAAAGGTTGGATCACTGCTGAGTATGGCATGTTGCCACGCGCGACGAATACGCGTAACCAACGTGAAGCGGCACGTGGTAAACAATCAGGTCGTACCCAAGAAATCCAGCGTTTGATTGGTCGTAGCTTACGAGCGATGATTGACCTGAGTAAGCTGGGTGAAAATACCATTTATCTTGATTGTGATGTTTTGCAAGCCGATGGCGGTACTCGTACTGCTAGTGTGACGGGGGCTGCTATTGCGCTTATCGATGCATTAGAGAGTATCCAAAAAAGCAAAAAACTCAAGGCAGATCCACTGATCGGTTTGGTCGCTGCGGTCTCTGTTGGTATGAAAAACGGCAAAGCGTATCTAGATTTGAACTATGAAGAAGATGCCAGCTGTGATACTGATTTGAATGTGGTTATGACCCAAAAAGGCGAATTTATTGAGCTACAAGGAACAGCGGAAGAAAAGCCATTTACCCGCGCTCAAGCCGACGATATGCTAATTCTTGCCGAAAAAGGCATCGCTGAGCTGATTGCTATGCAAAAAACAGCCTTGGGTTGGTAG
- a CDS encoding AMP-binding protein yields MTDSINKETTNDNAAMNNKDSVFPTMPTIDSDSPWLKTYERYGIDATIDMPDDNTSLLDVFERNFSRYGKKTAYICMGASISFKELDLYSRQIASYLQSLGLVTGDKVGVMMPNLLQYPVVALGIIRAGMVLVNVNPLYTSRELSHQLHDSGTKALFIVENFANTYQEAEDKGQVEHVIVCKIGDMLGTVKGAVVNLVARHVKKMIPAYSLPNSVSFKHALNAVSASKYKRPDLNLSDVALLQYTGGTTGVAKGAMLSHGNLVANMLQISALMDSAFDDDVDANDVILTALPLYHVFSFMVCGMYGMYRGYAGLLIPNPRDLDGLIKEMAKYKPAFIPAVNTLFNGLVHKDGFADLDFSNLKASIGGGMSVLPSVAKEWHKITGLPIVEGYGLSETSPVAAFNPMTIAEFTGKIGIPASSTDIILIDDDENEVALGDRGEICVKGPQVMIGYQNRPEETAETFTANGFLKTGDIGIMDEKGFIKIVDRKKDMILVSGFNVYPNEIEEAMSEHPAVVECGAIGIPNDDRGEEPKLFVVKKGDVTEQELLDFGKKQLTGYKRPRHIQFVDELPKSNVGKILRKELRKMEGLE; encoded by the coding sequence ATGACCGACAGTATCAATAAAGAGACCACAAACGATAACGCTGCAATGAATAATAAAGACAGCGTATTTCCTACTATGCCGACGATAGATAGTGACAGCCCATGGTTGAAAACTTATGAGCGTTATGGCATTGATGCGACTATCGATATGCCTGATGACAATACCTCTTTACTTGATGTGTTTGAGCGTAACTTTAGCCGTTATGGGAAAAAAACGGCTTATATTTGTATGGGTGCATCGATTAGCTTTAAGGAATTGGATTTATACAGTCGCCAAATTGCCAGTTACTTACAATCATTAGGATTGGTAACAGGTGATAAAGTTGGGGTGATGATGCCCAACCTCCTGCAATATCCAGTGGTTGCTTTGGGGATCATCCGTGCCGGTATGGTGTTGGTCAACGTCAACCCTTTATATACCAGCCGAGAGTTATCGCATCAGCTGCATGATAGTGGCACCAAAGCCCTATTCATTGTAGAGAACTTTGCGAACACCTATCAAGAGGCAGAAGACAAAGGTCAGGTTGAGCATGTCATCGTTTGTAAGATTGGCGATATGCTAGGAACAGTGAAAGGAGCCGTCGTTAACCTCGTTGCGCGCCATGTCAAAAAAATGATTCCGGCTTATAGTCTGCCAAACAGCGTGAGTTTTAAGCACGCTTTAAATGCAGTATCAGCCAGCAAATATAAACGCCCTGATTTGAATTTAAGCGACGTGGCATTATTGCAATATACGGGCGGTACGACAGGGGTTGCCAAAGGTGCAATGCTGTCGCACGGTAACTTAGTTGCCAATATGCTACAGATTAGTGCATTGATGGACAGTGCATTTGATGATGATGTTGATGCCAATGATGTCATCCTGACGGCACTACCGCTATATCATGTATTCTCATTTATGGTCTGCGGCATGTATGGCATGTACCGAGGTTATGCAGGCTTGCTTATCCCAAACCCTCGTGATTTGGATGGTTTGATTAAAGAGATGGCCAAATACAAACCCGCCTTTATCCCTGCGGTGAATACTTTGTTTAACGGTCTAGTACACAAAGACGGCTTTGCAGACTTAGATTTCTCTAACCTAAAAGCGTCTATCGGTGGCGGTATGTCTGTCTTGCCAAGCGTGGCAAAAGAGTGGCATAAAATCACTGGTCTGCCTATCGTTGAAGGTTATGGTTTGTCAGAAACCTCACCAGTGGCTGCTTTTAACCCGATGACCATTGCTGAATTCACGGGTAAAATTGGTATTCCTGCCTCTAGCACCGATATAATACTAATCGATGATGATGAAAATGAAGTCGCATTGGGTGATCGCGGCGAGATTTGTGTCAAAGGTCCGCAGGTGATGATAGGTTATCAAAATCGTCCAGAGGAAACAGCTGAAACGTTTACTGCCAATGGCTTTCTGAAAACTGGCGATATCGGTATCATGGATGAAAAAGGCTTTATCAAAATCGTTGATCGCAAAAAAGATATGATTTTGGTCTCTGGTTTTAACGTTTATCCGAACGAAATTGAAGAAGCCATGAGCGAGCATCCAGCTGTGGTAGAATGCGGCGCTATCGGTATTCCAAACGATGACCGCGGTGAAGAGCCCAAGTTGTTTGTGGTCAAAAAAGGCGATGTGACCGAGCAAGAGTTGCTTGATTTTGGCAAAAAGCAACTGACTGGTTACAAGCGTCCGCGTCACATACAGTTCGTCGATGAATTACCAAAATCAAACGTGGGTAAAATCCTGCGTAAAGAATTGCGTAAGATGGAAGGGTTAGAATAA